One window of the Halobacillus litoralis genome contains the following:
- a CDS encoding carboxypeptidase regulatory-like domain-containing protein — translation MAFPSNNQFQPLLIGSQPIFDVVGDEAPSSTDIVGNTQFPAAFFAYDGQNIYFRIRLNTNPVNSQSTGFRNFAWGMLVNTSGTPGVYDWLVNVNGLSSTINLVQNTVRQFNSWNDQAEGTNGQGAPNYSRPIVNFDVARATLTNDGSNFGGNPDYFLDFQFSASTFFQTLGITESTPLQFIIFSSANANNYNKDSLRTSEGFQFVNSLTNPVPPEDVDVRAELSVSKSITSGPSSLLNGNEGTWSQTVTITNSGRSIARQVFINDLFQINQLTNVNGISTSLGSTAFNSSTGTLSWNVGNLNPGQTATLTYGVIGTFTTPGTRTLNTVTATGFDDFTGGQLPVQTVSNTVNVQSAAAITGQVTSGVNGLPLTGVTVELRNAMNVLIATTATNGSGTYNFTSLTPGTYSLTYIFSDYMTATRSTTVAAGQTQVVDLLLTPAPGSITGTATATGNMPIPGAQVLLIDNFNTVLATEMTNAQGKYTFNTVQTGTYILSVSASTYQSQTRGTTVESNAATVEDFQLAGSPGTVTGTVENEADVAIPNATVQVLDLANNVIATTTTDALGMYTIDQLAPGTYTLRTSAPLYQTSLLGFTVAQGQTVIQNVTLIDQPGTLSGEVTDNTTGDPIEGASVQVIDQSGITIATALTDGVGNYTIDNLPPGSYTVTISQSGYAAQTVGVIIVANGTTMLDAQLTLRAGVIQGTVENSNNQPISGAVVQLLLNGIAIASTLSDSSGQYTFPNLSPGNYTVRSSTENFQTQALGALVTEFQTTIVNFTLLENPGILEGAVTEGNLDPIPGAVITVRTSVGDTVVGTGVANEGGFYTIPQLSPGSYTITATATDFQAASQGVFIQANMTSTADFTLEPNPVSIIGTVINQQTGDPITGAQIEVRVLDVNGAVVQSTFTDTSGQFLVDQLVPGTYTVLASAPSFQTNFATVTVPPGGQESILISLEPNPGAIEGIISSDSTADPIGGAIVQFVNQNNVQLGTAITDQLGQYSVNGLAPGNYNVIASAEGFQTKVGGAIVLSNTTTVVNLSLLASPGAIGGTVTPMQSNTIVQLYTASNVFIASVLADVNGVYEFKNIAPGSYILTASALNYTTVAAGAAVNANDTAIVDFTLIADPASFSGLVVDEGGDPIPNATITVLDANEVPISLSGTDDSGFYSVSNLPAGALTIVVSAPSYSQVVSGVILTPGASITNVNFALVANPGAISGQVTNVDTGNPLANAIVIVRQAGAADQIVATVTTSSFGNYSVTGLAPGSYTVTASLTGFGTQTAGAVVVSDTTTNANIDLSELRGSIEGQLVDSNGNPITGANLQLRLLNDFNVVISTILANPDGGFLFLDVLPGTYIITATAPGYQTGSVGVLVEAGQVTQTVIPLNASPAVLTGEVISAQSGMGISGSAVTVTSPVTGVIVGTAFTDSEGNFRIDNLPAGTYNVSASATSFGSASTAVFLVAGGTSTTTLSLEPNPGTVSGSVIDRVTVAVLTGASIQIFDQTGAFTFSTVTDALGNYVATNLSPGSYTAVASLTGYSNQLISFSIQPNETSTASFALDPNPSTLQGLVTDENGDTIVGAEIVVRQFTAAGPVIATAITHGDGGYLVPSLPQGSFTIIVTAAVYGTETASVLLEPGSTVTQNFTLTQLVSNVDGTVTDANTGDPLPDVLIQLFNTNGVLIGSFQTAVDGSYRIEDFTPGQYTITFSRPDYQTQSIGLMTNPNETAVVNAILIADPGEITGQVLDSEANPLIGASVRVFPSSGLLPIATLVTDGTGSFSLSGLSPGSYNLIATFENYSTGQTGISVFSNQTSSSTIILLPNPATITGNVSSTSGNPISNASVRVLDQNESVLGTTVTDEFGNYALSNLPPGNHQVIVSAPGFSTVLGGIILTPGEQLNNVNFVLTPNPGNIHGQVTDITTGLPIIGAVTVARTVAGVPVVVASVVTDENGNYVIGGLAPGSYSISSSAVGYAITTVGALVESGQTTTADIALSPEVGSISGVVTDEEGMPILNSIIEIKVFDQAGNLIQTVLGDSQGGFFITGLSPGTYQLSITASNYAATTVGALVESGGTTFLSVPLSPNPARIIGEVFDADTLAPISGAVVTVTDINGLPITNTVTDENGSFSIPGLPPTTVIVSAAATGYGTASTAVLLSPNATVSTTLALVANPGGVTGTVTAEGTGDPISGAVVQIFDATRALVATLVTDPDGVYQFNSLSAGTYRIVVSASGFGTGIQDVDIVSNQLTQADFALSENPGNIQGLVINDSTGDPLIGVTVVIRQFSPTGPIVQTAATDSNGEFLVMGITPGVYAVTAFSPSSGSQTATVSVVAGITTMVTLALSPDAGAVEGIVTSSVTGEGLRDTRVSVYDDNGILVVVTQTDSEGRYRVEGLSPGNNTIVLFHPSFQTASIGTTISANETSIVNAALRPSPGMLEGQVLDAFGEFPLPGAVVQLFPAQSLIPVANAVTDEDGFYSFNGVAPGEYTVTASLTGYARGAVGATVIENQVTIIDIFLMPDQASISGSVTSNDGFPVQGATVRVVDQNETVLGTGVTAFDGSYVIGNLPPGSHIVIFSAAGFGSVVIGVILSQGEEETGVDAVLQPNPGAIAGIVYDSATERGITGGDLVIRRVIGDTSTVVASTTADSNGRYTVTGLSPGLYTITASAIGYGPSTGAVVVESDVTERVDIPLTSLTGSLEGQVFDSDGFPIMEQGISVQIFNEQGRLVETLLANDLGEFTVLNLEAGDYRVVVSAPGYETAVVSAMITAGQTTMITVVLQGEPGTLSVNVRDRMTGVPISGASVTVNLPDGTLIGSGVTDSNGDVIVTGLPTGELILSVDAENYITETQTIVIEANEVLELAVTLQRIPLGRVIGQVVDRETTFPIHGALVELINANGTVIASSITDEEGLFRFEDVPKGTYRLRISRRGYETETVIIEVVNGETTYVRVELDGGGDPCSLDDRRGFCTVENLTCWEVGNPNRRENRSVQLPSGDQVMLQVINVAMTFDVTITIEGTNGVCVSDPVQRTIYNQVLMYAPQDTVIHCSVALSECTLDLECRNGNLSSVILRLFWNQSLQTQTDATVRLDGTFNSARGEEVEAQREGDICISVTRVLDWIQVCVEKEISIDVERLIFRCNFS, via the coding sequence ATGGCATTTCCGTCTAATAATCAGTTCCAACCTTTATTAATAGGCTCTCAACCTATCTTTGACGTGGTAGGTGATGAAGCTCCAAGCTCTACGGATATCGTGGGCAATACACAGTTTCCCGCCGCTTTCTTCGCATACGACGGCCAGAACATTTATTTTCGGATAAGGCTAAATACAAATCCGGTGAACAGTCAGTCCACTGGTTTTAGAAACTTTGCCTGGGGGATGCTTGTTAATACCTCAGGGACGCCAGGGGTGTATGACTGGCTGGTAAACGTCAATGGTCTGAGTAGCACCATTAATCTTGTTCAAAATACAGTAAGGCAGTTCAACTCTTGGAACGATCAAGCAGAAGGAACGAATGGTCAAGGAGCCCCGAACTATTCAAGACCGATCGTCAATTTTGATGTGGCGCGTGCTACTTTGACGAATGATGGTTCAAATTTTGGGGGGAACCCGGATTATTTTTTAGATTTTCAGTTTTCAGCGAGTACCTTTTTCCAGACGTTAGGGATTACAGAAAGCACACCGCTTCAATTTATTATTTTTTCATCAGCGAATGCGAATAATTATAACAAAGATTCGCTACGTACAAGTGAAGGCTTTCAATTCGTCAACTCTTTGACGAATCCCGTCCCACCGGAAGATGTAGATGTTCGTGCAGAGTTATCTGTCTCCAAGTCTATTACTTCTGGACCTTCCAGTTTACTAAATGGGAATGAAGGGACTTGGTCACAGACAGTCACTATAACGAATTCTGGTCGATCTATAGCGAGGCAGGTGTTCATCAATGATCTTTTCCAGATTAATCAGTTAACTAATGTAAATGGTATTTCTACATCATTGGGGTCGACAGCTTTTAACAGCTCCACAGGTACCTTGTCCTGGAATGTTGGGAATTTAAATCCTGGTCAGACCGCGACATTGACGTATGGTGTTATTGGTACGTTTACAACCCCCGGAACGAGAACGCTGAATACAGTCACGGCAACAGGATTTGATGATTTTACAGGGGGGCAGCTGCCTGTTCAGACGGTATCGAATACTGTAAATGTTCAATCCGCTGCAGCAATTACAGGGCAAGTTACATCGGGGGTGAATGGGCTTCCTTTAACCGGAGTTACGGTAGAGTTGCGGAATGCTATGAATGTACTAATTGCGACGACAGCAACAAACGGTAGTGGAACCTACAATTTCACTTCACTGACTCCTGGGACGTATTCGTTAACGTACATTTTTTCTGATTACATGACGGCGACTCGTTCCACTACAGTAGCGGCGGGGCAAACCCAAGTCGTCGATTTGTTGTTGACACCGGCCCCTGGTTCGATTACGGGAACAGCCACTGCGACTGGAAACATGCCTATTCCGGGAGCACAAGTTCTTTTGATTGATAACTTTAATACGGTTCTTGCAACAGAGATGACGAATGCTCAAGGGAAATATACGTTTAACACCGTTCAAACTGGCACATACATTCTTTCGGTTAGTGCTTCGACTTACCAATCTCAAACACGGGGGACAACGGTTGAGTCTAATGCTGCTACGGTAGAAGATTTTCAACTTGCAGGTTCGCCGGGAACGGTTACGGGGACAGTCGAGAATGAAGCTGATGTCGCGATACCAAATGCCACCGTTCAAGTGCTGGATCTCGCTAATAACGTCATTGCGACTACAACGACTGACGCTTTAGGCATGTATACGATCGATCAATTGGCCCCTGGAACCTATACGCTGAGGACATCAGCACCTTTGTACCAAACTAGTTTGCTTGGATTTACGGTAGCTCAGGGTCAAACCGTCATACAGAATGTTACTTTGATCGATCAGCCAGGAACGTTGTCTGGTGAAGTCACAGACAATACAACAGGAGACCCTATTGAGGGGGCTTCTGTCCAGGTGATCGACCAGAGTGGGATTACCATCGCGACAGCCCTTACGGATGGGGTGGGTAACTATACCATTGATAATCTTCCGCCAGGTTCTTATACGGTGACCATTAGTCAATCGGGGTATGCAGCCCAAACGGTTGGGGTAATCATCGTTGCAAATGGAACGACGATGCTGGATGCGCAGCTCACCCTGCGCGCGGGTGTCATTCAAGGAACGGTAGAAAATAGTAATAATCAGCCCATAAGCGGTGCTGTTGTGCAGCTGCTTCTTAACGGAATAGCTATCGCTTCTACCCTTAGTGATAGTTCAGGGCAATATACGTTTCCGAACCTTTCTCCTGGAAATTATACGGTCCGATCTTCTACTGAGAACTTCCAGACCCAGGCACTTGGTGCACTAGTGACTGAATTTCAAACGACTATAGTAAACTTCACTTTATTGGAGAATCCAGGCATTCTGGAGGGGGCTGTTACGGAGGGAAACCTGGATCCGATCCCTGGAGCGGTGATCACGGTAAGAACGAGTGTAGGAGATACTGTGGTCGGTACAGGGGTAGCAAATGAGGGTGGCTTTTACACAATTCCTCAATTATCACCGGGCTCCTACACCATCACGGCTACTGCCACGGACTTCCAAGCCGCTTCCCAAGGTGTTTTTATCCAAGCCAACATGACGAGCACAGCAGACTTTACCTTAGAGCCTAACCCTGTATCAATCATTGGTACGGTCATTAACCAGCAGACTGGGGATCCGATTACAGGGGCTCAGATCGAAGTCAGAGTTCTGGATGTCAATGGGGCAGTCGTTCAATCGACGTTTACGGATACGAGCGGACAGTTTTTGGTGGATCAATTGGTTCCAGGAACCTATACAGTTTTAGCTTCCGCGCCATCCTTCCAAACGAATTTCGCGACGGTTACCGTACCACCTGGGGGGCAGGAGAGCATCCTTATTTCTTTGGAACCAAATCCAGGAGCTATCGAGGGGATCATTTCTTCCGATTCGACGGCAGATCCGATTGGAGGCGCCATTGTCCAGTTTGTTAATCAAAACAATGTGCAGCTTGGCACCGCAATTACGGACCAATTGGGGCAGTATTCGGTGAATGGTTTGGCACCAGGGAACTACAACGTCATTGCAAGTGCAGAAGGTTTTCAAACCAAGGTTGGAGGAGCGATTGTCCTTTCTAATACTACGACGGTTGTCAACCTGTCTCTTTTAGCTTCACCAGGGGCTATCGGTGGAACGGTTACGCCAATGCAATCCAACACCATTGTCCAGCTCTACACGGCGAGTAACGTTTTTATCGCAAGTGTGTTAGCAGATGTAAACGGAGTATATGAATTTAAGAATATAGCTCCGGGAAGCTATATTCTTACAGCTAGTGCTCTTAACTATACGACGGTTGCTGCAGGGGCTGCGGTTAATGCAAACGACACAGCGATCGTTGATTTTACCTTGATTGCTGATCCTGCCTCTTTTTCTGGATTGGTAGTAGATGAAGGTGGAGATCCAATTCCTAACGCCACTATTACCGTATTGGATGCGAATGAAGTTCCTATAAGTCTTTCAGGGACTGATGACAGCGGATTCTATTCTGTCAGCAATTTACCGGCGGGCGCCTTAACCATTGTTGTTTCAGCTCCCAGCTACAGCCAGGTAGTATCCGGGGTTATTTTGACACCAGGTGCAAGTATTACGAATGTGAATTTTGCTTTGGTTGCAAACCCTGGCGCAATCAGCGGGCAGGTCACGAATGTGGACACAGGAAATCCACTCGCTAATGCCATTGTTATCGTTCGCCAAGCTGGTGCGGCAGATCAAATTGTAGCTACGGTTACGACGAGTTCATTTGGTAACTATTCTGTTACCGGTTTGGCACCGGGGAGCTATACGGTTACAGCATCATTAACAGGGTTTGGCACTCAAACCGCTGGAGCAGTAGTCGTCAGCGACACGACAACGAACGCTAATATTGACTTGTCAGAGTTAAGAGGGTCAATTGAAGGACAGTTGGTCGACTCGAACGGAAACCCGATTACTGGTGCAAACCTGCAATTACGCTTATTGAATGATTTTAATGTTGTCATCTCTACCATTCTCGCAAATCCTGATGGTGGTTTCTTGTTTCTGGATGTCTTACCGGGTACGTACATCATTACGGCCACTGCACCAGGTTACCAAACCGGATCGGTAGGAGTCCTGGTAGAAGCGGGGCAGGTGACGCAAACCGTTATTCCTCTGAATGCCTCACCGGCTGTATTAACGGGGGAGGTTATCAGTGCCCAATCTGGTATGGGAATCAGCGGAAGCGCCGTGACAGTAACCTCCCCGGTTACTGGAGTCATTGTAGGTACGGCCTTCACGGATTCAGAAGGTAATTTCAGAATCGACAACCTGCCTGCTGGTACGTATAATGTTTCCGCTTCAGCCACAAGCTTTGGTTCCGCATCGACGGCTGTATTTCTTGTGGCGGGAGGAACCTCAACGACAACCTTGTCACTGGAACCGAACCCGGGGACAGTGAGTGGGAGCGTCATCGACCGAGTTACTGTGGCCGTTCTTACGGGAGCGAGTATTCAAATCTTTGATCAAACAGGGGCATTTACATTCTCTACGGTAACCGATGCCTTAGGAAATTATGTAGCTACCAACCTTTCTCCGGGGAGTTATACAGCCGTAGCCAGTTTAACTGGCTACAGCAATCAACTCATTAGCTTTTCCATTCAACCCAACGAAACTTCCACTGCTAGTTTTGCATTAGATCCTAATCCTTCTACCCTACAGGGACTGGTCACTGATGAAAATGGGGACACTATTGTCGGTGCTGAAATAGTGGTTCGCCAGTTTACAGCGGCTGGCCCTGTTATTGCAACGGCAATCACTCATGGAGATGGAGGATACTTGGTTCCTTCACTGCCACAAGGGTCTTTTACAATTATTGTAACCGCCGCAGTCTATGGTACAGAGACAGCTTCTGTTTTGCTTGAACCTGGGAGTACGGTTACACAAAATTTCACATTAACCCAGTTGGTTTCAAATGTTGACGGGACTGTGACTGACGCAAATACAGGGGATCCGTTACCAGACGTGCTTATTCAATTGTTTAACACGAATGGAGTACTGATTGGTTCCTTCCAAACCGCAGTAGATGGTTCATATCGAATTGAAGATTTTACACCTGGTCAGTACACGATTACGTTTAGTCGGCCGGACTATCAGACTCAATCGATTGGCCTTATGACGAATCCGAATGAAACAGCCGTAGTTAATGCGATTTTAATAGCAGATCCAGGAGAGATTACCGGTCAGGTGCTCGATTCTGAAGCGAATCCGTTAATTGGGGCTTCTGTAAGGGTATTTCCTTCCTCAGGTTTATTACCGATCGCTACGCTAGTAACTGACGGTACCGGCAGCTTTTCTTTGTCTGGGTTATCACCTGGGTCCTACAACCTCATCGCTACTTTTGAAAATTACTCGACTGGGCAAACAGGTATCAGCGTGTTTTCCAATCAAACGAGCAGCTCGACGATTATTTTACTTCCGAACCCTGCAACGATTACAGGAAATGTCAGTTCCACCTCGGGAAATCCTATATCGAATGCTTCAGTGCGTGTACTTGATCAAAATGAATCAGTGTTAGGGACAACGGTTACAGATGAATTTGGGAATTATGCCCTGTCTAATCTGCCTCCAGGGAATCATCAGGTAATTGTAAGCGCACCAGGGTTTTCTACTGTTCTTGGGGGCATTATATTAACTCCTGGTGAACAATTGAACAACGTTAATTTTGTTCTGACCCCTAACCCGGGCAATATTCATGGGCAAGTAACGGATATTACAACGGGTTTGCCGATTATTGGCGCCGTTACGGTTGCAAGGACGGTTGCAGGTGTTCCTGTTGTTGTAGCGTCTGTGGTGACTGATGAAAATGGGAATTATGTGATTGGAGGGCTAGCTCCTGGTTCCTATTCTATCTCTAGCTCTGCAGTTGGTTATGCAATAACAACCGTGGGTGCTCTAGTTGAAAGCGGGCAAACGACAACGGCGGATATTGCTTTGTCCCCTGAGGTCGGCAGTATTTCTGGCGTTGTAACAGATGAAGAGGGAATGCCGATATTGAATTCCATCATCGAGATCAAAGTGTTTGATCAAGCGGGAAATCTTATTCAAACCGTGTTGGGAGACTCCCAGGGGGGATTCTTCATAACGGGTCTTTCTCCAGGAACTTATCAACTTTCTATTACGGCATCGAATTATGCGGCGACAACTGTAGGAGCTCTTGTTGAATCTGGAGGGACTACATTTTTATCCGTTCCTTTAAGCCCGAATCCTGCACGAATCATCGGTGAAGTTTTTGATGCGGATACACTTGCTCCTATTAGCGGAGCAGTTGTTACCGTAACCGATATAAATGGACTCCCAATCACGAATACAGTAACCGATGAAAATGGAAGTTTCTCTATACCTGGCCTTCCGCCAACCACCGTTATCGTTTCAGCTGCAGCCACTGGATATGGCACAGCTTCGACAGCTGTTTTATTATCTCCAAATGCAACAGTTTCAACAACACTGGCGTTAGTAGCTAACCCGGGAGGAGTAACGGGAACTGTAACAGCTGAGGGTACTGGTGATCCCATATCTGGAGCAGTAGTGCAGATTTTTGATGCAACGAGAGCTTTAGTAGCCACACTTGTGACCGACCCTGATGGGGTGTACCAATTTAACAGCTTATCAGCAGGCACCTATCGAATCGTTGTTTCAGCTTCAGGGTTCGGAACCGGGATTCAGGACGTGGACATTGTGTCGAATCAATTAACACAAGCAGATTTTGCACTGAGTGAAAACCCTGGTAACATTCAAGGTCTCGTAATCAATGATTCTACCGGGGATCCACTCATCGGTGTTACTGTTGTCATCCGCCAATTTTCTCCGACAGGACCCATTGTTCAGACTGCCGCAACAGACAGCAACGGGGAATTTTTAGTAATGGGGATAACCCCAGGAGTATACGCGGTAACTGCGTTCAGCCCTTCCTCCGGATCACAAACCGCAACAGTATCTGTTGTGGCAGGTATAACGACAATGGTTACACTCGCTCTCTCTCCTGATGCAGGAGCTGTAGAGGGGATAGTCACTTCTTCAGTTACAGGAGAAGGACTAAGGGATACAAGGGTTTCGGTTTATGATGATAACGGTATTCTTGTTGTTGTTACTCAGACGGATAGTGAAGGAAGATACCGTGTGGAAGGGCTGAGTCCAGGAAACAATACGATTGTACTTTTCCACCCTTCTTTCCAAACAGCAAGTATCGGAACAACCATTTCGGCAAATGAAACGTCGATCGTTAATGCGGCTCTTCGTCCATCACCTGGAATGCTAGAAGGGCAAGTATTGGATGCGTTTGGTGAATTTCCGCTCCCTGGAGCTGTTGTTCAATTGTTTCCTGCCCAAAGTCTTATACCTGTAGCCAATGCTGTAACTGATGAGGATGGTTTCTATTCGTTCAACGGAGTGGCCCCTGGGGAATATACTGTAACGGCCTCTTTAACTGGTTACGCAAGAGGAGCAGTTGGTGCAACCGTTATTGAAAATCAAGTGACGATCATCGATATTTTCCTAATGCCTGATCAGGCTTCAATCAGTGGGTCGGTCACATCAAATGATGGGTTTCCCGTTCAAGGAGCGACGGTACGTGTAGTCGACCAAAATGAGACGGTCTTAGGAACAGGGGTAACTGCATTTGATGGTTCCTATGTCATTGGTAATCTGCCACCGGGTTCACACATTGTAATCTTTAGCGCAGCTGGGTTCGGGAGTGTGGTTATAGGGGTTATTCTTTCCCAAGGAGAAGAAGAGACTGGAGTAGATGCAGTGCTCCAACCAAACCCGGGGGCGATAGCAGGAATTGTTTACGATTCGGCGACGGAACGGGGGATCACCGGGGGAGATCTTGTCATTAGGAGGGTGATCGGGGATACGTCTACCGTGGTAGCTAGTACCACTGCTGATTCAAATGGAAGGTATACAGTAACTGGGCTTTCACCCGGACTTTATACAATCACCGCAAGCGCCATAGGGTATGGTCCGAGCACGGGTGCCGTTGTGGTGGAATCAGATGTCACCGAGAGAGTGGATATTCCGTTAACTTCCTTAACCGGCTCACTCGAAGGTCAAGTATTTGATTCAGACGGATTCCCTATTATGGAACAAGGGATCAGTGTACAGATTTTCAATGAACAAGGGCGTCTTGTGGAAACTCTGTTGGCGAATGATCTGGGTGAATTCACCGTGTTGAACTTGGAAGCGGGGGATTATCGGGTGGTTGTCTCAGCGCCAGGGTATGAAACTGCCGTTGTAAGTGCAATGATCACCGCTGGCCAAACGACGATGATTACGGTTGTGCTTCAAGGTGAACCTGGTACGTTGTCAGTGAATGTAAGGGATCGTATGACTGGAGTTCCGATTTCAGGAGCGAGTGTAACTGTTAATCTCCCTGATGGAACACTTATCGGTTCTGGAGTGACAGACAGCAATGGAGATGTAATTGTTACAGGTCTGCCAACGGGTGAGCTTATCCTATCTGTAGATGCTGAGAATTATATTACAGAAACCCAGACTATCGTAATTGAAGCAAACGAGGTTCTGGAATTAGCTGTAACACTCCAACGGATTCCACTGGGGAGGGTAATCGGTCAGGTTGTGGATCGGGAAACTACTTTCCCGATCCACGGAGCCCTCGTTGAGTTGATAAATGCCAACGGGACCGTTATAGCTTCCTCCATTACAGATGAAGAAGGATTATTCCGCTTTGAAGATGTGCCGAAGGGGACCTACCGCTTACGTATCTCAAGGCGCGGATATGAAACAGAAACGGTGATTATTGAAGTTGTGAACGGTGAAACGACCTATGTCCGGGTTGAACTGGATGGGGGAGGAGATCCGTGTTCGCTTGATGATCGAAGGGGATTCTGTACGGTTGAGAATCTTACGTGCTGGGAGGTCGGGAATCCAAATCGCAGAGAAAATAGATCAGTGCAGCTGCCAAGTGGAGATCAAGTAATGTTGCAGGTCATAAATGTAGCTATGACTTTTGATGTAACCATTACCATAGAGGGTACAAATGGAGTTTGTGTGAGTGATCCGGTGCAACGGACGATTTATAATCAAGTGCTCATGTATGCGCCTCAAGACACTGTTATCCATTGCTCCGTCGCTTTAAGTGAATGTACTTTAGACCTTGAGTGTAGAAATGGAAATCTCAGCTCTGTTATTCTTCGATTATTTTGGAACCAAAGCCTTCAAACTCAAACTGACGCAACCGTGCGATTAGACGGTACGTTCAACTCAGCTAGAGGTGAAGAGGTGGAAGCGCAGCGAGAGGGTGATATATGTATAAGCGTCACACGTGTGTTAGATTGGATTCAGGTATGCGTAGAAAAAGAGATCTCCATTGATGTAGAGAGGCTCATTTTTAGATGCAACTTTAGTTAA
- a CDS encoding aspartyl-phosphate phosphatase Spo0E family protein: MKVEEWLLQCINKKRQKMIKLALDKGFTSKEAVKCSQELDQLLNLYSAI; this comes from the coding sequence GTGAAGGTAGAAGAATGGCTGTTGCAGTGTATAAATAAAAAAAGACAGAAAATGATTAAGTTAGCTTTGGACAAGGGGTTTACAAGTAAAGAAGCTGTTAAATGTAGTCAAGAGTTGGATCAGCTATTGAATTTATACAGCGCGATATAA